In one window of Falco cherrug isolate bFalChe1 chromosome 10, bFalChe1.pri, whole genome shotgun sequence DNA:
- the DNAJC5 gene encoding dnaJ homolog subfamily C member 5 — protein sequence MADQRQRSLSTSGESLYHVLGLDKNATSDDIKKSYRKLALKYHPDKNPDNPEAAEKFKEINNAHAILTDATKRNIYDKYGSLGLYVAEQFGEENVNTYFVLSSWWAKALFVFCGLITGCYCCCCLCCCCNCCCGKCKPKPPEGEEQEYYVSPEDLEAQLQSDEREASDAPIVIQPASATETTQLTADSHPSYHTDGFN from the exons ATGGCAGACCAGAGGCAACGTTCGCTCTCTACCTCTGGGGAATCGTTATACCACGTGCTGGGGTTGGACAAGAATGCCACTTCAGATGATATCAAAAAGTCATACAG GAAACTGGCATTGAAATATCATCCTGATAAAAACCCTGATAatccagaggcagcagaaaaatTTAAAGAGATCAATAATGCACACGCCATATTGACCGATGCCACAAAGCGAAACATTTATGATAAGTATGGTTCCCTGGGTCTCTATGTGGCAGAGCAGTTTGGTGAAGAAAATGTGAACACATACTTCGTGCTCTCCAGCTGGTGGGCAAAG GCCTTGTTCGTGTTCTGTGGGCTCATCACGGGCTGCTATTGCTgttgctgtctgtgctgctgctgtaattGTTGCTGTGGGAAGTGTAAACCTAAACCTCCTgaaggggaagagcaggaaTACTACGTTTCTCCAGAGGACTTGGAGGCACAGTTGCAGTCAGATGAAAGGG AGGCCTCAGACGCACCTATTGTGATACAGCCAGCATCAGCCACAGAGACAACCCAGCTCACAGCTGACTCTCACCCCAGCTACCACACTGACGGATTTAATTAA
- the LOC129736972 gene encoding corticoliberin-like: MRIRMISAASVLVLLFLPSETCSPLQWPRGPSRRLTLVPQPIWEPWPGTPPSPVPAAGPLPQRLCQPRGAEPTPAPRSARGLQTGKRRDGKPNSLDLTFHLLREFLEMSREERLAQKALSNKLLLQSIGK; this comes from the coding sequence ATGCGGATCAGGATGATTTCGGCTGCCTCCGTCCTCGTCCTGCTCTTCCTGCCCTCGGAGACCTGCTCGCCCCTGCAGTGGCCCCGCGGCCCGTCCCGCAGGCTGACCCTGGTCCCCCAGCCCATCTGGGAGCCCTGGCCGGGAACCCCACCATCCCCGGTCCCTGCTGCCGGCCCCCTGCCCCAAAGACTGTGCCAGCCCCGTGGGGCAgagcccaccccggccccccGCAGCGCACGGGGGCTGCAAACCGGCAAGAGGCGAGATGGCAAACCCAACTCGCTGGATCTTACCTTCCACCTCCTGCGCGAGTTCCTGGAGATGTCCCGGGAGGAGAGACTGGCCCAGAAGGCGCTCAGCAATAAGCTCTTGCTGCAGAGTATAGGAAAATGA